The following proteins are co-located in the uncultured Draconibacterium sp. genome:
- a CDS encoding right-handed parallel beta-helix repeat-containing protein, translating into MTNKLKAFILTLFFIFSVFIGTSKEIWVAPYGNDNNPGTKEEPMATLLMAQRKARELRRLNDPSIQDGIKIILKEGTYYIDETVFFRPEDSGNFHSPTVVMGADGEKAVLSGGKKITRWQKAGTVKGLPAEAKGKVWEADLPKVGGRWFEFRQMWVNGNKATRASTLGDGVLPRILSVNKQNETFGIPVPDFKIEDIKQLEFVIHQWWAIANLRVKNLEFSADSAIISFHQPESRIEFEHPWPAPYINEENNPGGNSAFYFVGAIELLNQAGEWYEDLEAGKVYYWPKEGENLKNADVIVPYLETLVRVKGTRENPVSNVTFKNIGFEHTTWLRPSQAGHVPLQAGFYLLDAYKLKIPGTPDKAGLENQAWLGRQPGAVELINAVQVNFERCNFAHQAATGIDFIAGTSKSKVEGCVFSDIGGTGIQGGYFGDDAFEAHLPYNPSDIREVVHHIQITNNLVTDCTNEDWGCVGISFGFASDITIEHNEVSHLNYSGICTGWGWTPTVSIQRNNKINANYIHHFAKMMYDVGGIYNLSVQPKMEISNNRIQDLLKAPYAHIPEHYQYIYLDEKSTYVKIHDNWTEKDKFFSNSPGPGNEWDNNGPQVSDEIKNAAGIQPEFQDITDKVPEAI; encoded by the coding sequence ATGACTAATAAATTAAAAGCTTTTATTCTTACACTTTTTTTTATCTTTTCAGTATTTATTGGTACTTCCAAAGAGATTTGGGTAGCTCCATATGGAAACGATAATAATCCGGGAACCAAAGAAGAACCCATGGCAACCTTGCTGATGGCACAACGGAAAGCCCGTGAACTGCGTCGTTTGAACGATCCTTCAATCCAGGATGGAATTAAAATTATTTTGAAAGAAGGTACCTATTACATCGATGAAACGGTATTTTTTCGCCCGGAAGATTCAGGTAATTTTCACAGTCCCACAGTAGTAATGGGAGCCGATGGCGAAAAAGCAGTTTTGAGTGGCGGAAAAAAAATAACACGCTGGCAAAAAGCCGGTACTGTAAAAGGTCTTCCTGCAGAGGCGAAAGGGAAAGTTTGGGAAGCTGATCTGCCAAAAGTTGGTGGACGTTGGTTTGAGTTCCGTCAGATGTGGGTGAATGGAAACAAGGCAACACGGGCTTCCACATTGGGAGATGGTGTTTTGCCACGTATCCTTTCGGTAAACAAACAAAACGAAACATTTGGTATTCCTGTTCCCGACTTTAAAATAGAGGACATTAAACAGCTTGAATTTGTTATTCATCAATGGTGGGCAATTGCAAATCTCAGGGTAAAAAACCTGGAGTTTTCAGCTGACAGTGCAATTATTTCTTTTCATCAGCCCGAAAGCCGCATTGAATTTGAACATCCATGGCCGGCGCCATACATTAACGAAGAAAATAATCCGGGAGGAAATTCCGCGTTTTACTTTGTTGGCGCCATTGAACTGTTAAATCAGGCAGGAGAATGGTACGAAGATCTGGAAGCCGGTAAAGTATATTACTGGCCCAAAGAAGGCGAAAATCTGAAAAATGCCGATGTAATTGTACCTTATTTGGAAACGTTGGTTCGCGTGAAAGGAACACGTGAAAATCCGGTTTCGAATGTTACATTTAAAAATATTGGATTTGAACATACTACATGGTTACGGCCGTCGCAGGCAGGGCATGTACCTCTGCAGGCCGGATTTTATTTGTTGGATGCATACAAACTTAAAATCCCGGGAACACCGGATAAGGCAGGTTTGGAGAACCAGGCATGGCTTGGTCGTCAGCCCGGGGCAGTGGAATTAATAAATGCGGTGCAGGTAAATTTCGAACGTTGTAATTTTGCACATCAGGCGGCAACAGGCATCGATTTTATTGCAGGCACCAGCAAATCGAAAGTGGAAGGTTGTGTATTCAGTGACATTGGCGGAACAGGTATTCAGGGTGGTTATTTTGGTGACGATGCTTTTGAGGCACATTTACCCTACAATCCTTCTGATATCAGGGAAGTGGTGCATCATATTCAAATTACAAATAACCTGGTTACCGATTGCACCAACGAAGACTGGGGCTGCGTGGGAATCAGTTTTGGATTTGCTTCCGATATTACTATCGAACACAACGAAGTGAGTCACCTGAATTATTCAGGTATTTGTACTGGCTGGGGATGGACTCCAACAGTTTCTATTCAGCGTAACAATAAAATTAACGCCAATTACATTCACCATTTTGCCAAAATGATGTACGATGTTGGTGGAATCTACAATCTTTCTGTTCAACCAAAAATGGAAATCAGCAACAATCGCATCCAGGATCTTTTAAAAGCGCCATATGCGCATATTCCGGAACACTATCAATACATATATTTAGATGAGAAATCAACCTATGTGAAAATTCATGATAACTGGACGGAGAAGGACAAGTTCTTTTCAAATTCGCCCGGGCCGGGTAACGAGTGGGACAATAACGGTCCGCAGGTTTCTGATGAGATTAAAAATGCTGCCGGTATTCAGCCGGAGTTTCAGGATATTACTGACAAAGTACCGGAAGCCATTTAA
- a CDS encoding LamG domain-containing protein codes for MLNKNSKHTNKRSCFTGVFMVLFLLFQGCNTTKTEHWEIDNLEKIGGYNVSVFGNPEIVETEIGKAVKFDGDGDLLLVDNNPLGNSTEFTVEVIFKPEACYPENTAPRFIHFQDPNDPREKRLMIELRINEQNKCYLDGYLKTDTGSLVLIDETLVHPTNEWLHAAVTYQNNSLTTYINGQKQLSGEVGFKEAFINPEGKVAIGGRMNKVSWYKGLVKTVKVTGKVLDPAGFMAIND; via the coding sequence ATGCTGAACAAAAATTCAAAACATACCAACAAACGCTCTTGTTTTACCGGAGTTTTTATGGTGTTATTTCTCTTGTTTCAAGGATGCAATACCACAAAAACAGAACACTGGGAAATTGATAATCTCGAAAAAATTGGGGGTTACAATGTTAGTGTATTCGGAAATCCGGAAATTGTAGAAACAGAAATAGGTAAAGCTGTTAAGTTTGATGGCGATGGCGATTTGCTGCTCGTGGATAATAATCCTTTGGGAAATTCAACAGAATTTACCGTTGAAGTAATTTTTAAGCCTGAAGCCTGTTACCCTGAAAATACTGCTCCTCGCTTTATTCATTTTCAGGATCCAAACGATCCGCGCGAGAAACGTCTGATGATAGAATTGCGTATTAATGAACAAAATAAATGTTACCTCGATGGGTATTTAAAAACCGATACCGGTAGTTTAGTACTCATCGACGAAACATTAGTTCATCCGACCAATGAATGGTTACATGCCGCAGTTACTTACCAAAATAACAGCTTAACCACCTATATAAACGGCCAAAAACAGTTAAGCGGAGAAGTTGGCTTCAAAGAGGCTTTTATAAATCCGGAAGGCAAAGTAGCAATTGGTGGCCGAATGAATAAAGTTAGCTGGTATAAAGGCTTGGTTAAAACAGTTAAAGTTACCGGTAAGGTACTCGATCCGGCAGGTTTTATGGCAATAAATGATTAA
- a CDS encoding glycoside hydrolase family 28 protein, translated as MKTLILSAIILIGLSACSTVPKHTDIEEGWKAMDGILEQIKAPVFPDKQFVITDFGAKTDGSLCTDAIRQAIVACNQAGGGRVLVPKGTYLTGAIHLLSNVELHVEEGATLLFSTDPADYLPVVQSRFEGSEMMNYSPLIYAWKQENIAVTGKGTLDGQASIENWWLWVWQSKENVAKGLPSQNNPNSVPRLLDLMGQGVPTAERVFGEGYYLRPSFFQPYYCKNILIEGVTLINPPMWMLHPVLSENITVRGVKLFSQGAPNGDGCDPECCKNVLIEDCEFNTGDDCIAIKSGRNRQGYEMGIPTENVIIRNCKMLDGHGGVVLGSETSGGVRNVYAYNCEMSSPHLERAIRLKSNKYRGGVIENVYVRDIKVGEVNNAAIRINQNYFSIVAPKEIRYTTYRNIFIENLSCEKAEYAIQIMGLEELPIENVKIINCTFNNIEKENVLESVEGLVLENVSINGEPSVVE; from the coding sequence ATGAAAACATTAATTTTAAGTGCAATTATACTGATTGGTCTTTCGGCCTGTTCAACGGTTCCGAAACATACCGATATAGAGGAGGGCTGGAAAGCAATGGATGGAATTTTGGAGCAAATTAAGGCTCCGGTATTTCCCGATAAACAATTTGTAATAACCGATTTTGGAGCAAAAACAGATGGCAGCCTTTGTACAGATGCTATTCGTCAGGCAATTGTTGCTTGTAACCAAGCCGGAGGTGGACGAGTTTTAGTGCCAAAAGGTACCTATTTAACCGGCGCTATTCATTTACTAAGTAATGTAGAGTTGCATGTTGAAGAAGGAGCTACTCTGCTTTTTAGCACCGATCCTGCTGATTATTTACCCGTAGTTCAAAGCCGATTCGAAGGAAGCGAAATGATGAACTATTCGCCACTGATTTACGCGTGGAAACAGGAAAATATTGCCGTTACCGGAAAGGGGACTCTGGATGGACAGGCTTCCATTGAGAATTGGTGGTTGTGGGTTTGGCAAAGCAAAGAAAATGTGGCTAAAGGTTTGCCCTCTCAAAATAATCCAAACTCGGTACCGCGTTTGTTGGATTTAATGGGGCAAGGTGTTCCAACGGCAGAGCGTGTATTTGGCGAAGGTTATTATTTGCGCCCGAGCTTTTTTCAACCCTATTATTGTAAAAATATTTTGATTGAAGGAGTTACGCTTATCAATCCTCCCATGTGGATGTTGCATCCGGTTTTGTCGGAAAATATTACGGTTCGCGGAGTGAAGTTATTTAGCCAGGGAGCACCCAACGGCGATGGTTGCGATCCTGAATGTTGCAAAAATGTATTAATTGAAGACTGCGAATTTAATACAGGCGACGATTGTATTGCCATAAAATCGGGAAGAAACCGGCAAGGTTACGAAATGGGTATTCCAACTGAAAACGTGATCATCAGAAACTGTAAAATGCTGGATGGACACGGCGGTGTTGTTTTGGGTAGCGAAACGTCGGGCGGTGTGCGAAATGTGTATGCTTACAATTGCGAAATGAGCAGTCCGCATTTGGAACGGGCAATTCGTTTAAAATCGAACAAATACCGTGGTGGAGTTATCGAGAATGTTTATGTACGCGATATTAAGGTGGGCGAAGTTAATAATGCTGCCATTCGAATCAATCAGAATTACTTTTCGATTGTTGCACCGAAAGAAATCAGGTACACTACATACCGGAACATTTTTATTGAAAACCTGAGCTGCGAAAAAGCTGAATATGCCATTCAGATTATGGGACTGGAAGAATTGCCCATCGAGAATGTAAAAATCATCAACTGTACTTTTAATAACATCGAAAAAGAGAATGTTTTGGAATCGGTTGAAGGATTGGTTTTGGAAAACGTTTCTATAAACGGCGAGCCATCAGTAGTTGAATAA
- a CDS encoding TonB-dependent receptor, translating into MANIMEKTLGLLRRNKIRSLVLLAAVQFMFSFSAYSQELSVKGTVTDASTGEALPGVNVVLQGTTNGTVTNIDGNYALQVPSSNAVLLVSFIGYDTQEIPVEGRTQINVSLKLNITELGEVVAIGYGTARRADITGAVSSVSTEQLTAAPVGDVAQALKGKLAGVNVTTQDGRPGAEVSIRVRGGGSISQSNDPLFIVDGFPVSSISNIPANQIKSIDVLKDASSTAIYGSRGANGVIMVTTKGGLEGKMTVTYDGYSQWSTIPKYIPVMDGYDYILYNWAYGSAIGDQYADAWEKLWAIGRYEGSNSAGIDHYKSVPSRDYTKELFNSGFTHNHNFNIGGGTKDTKYLLAMNYLDQEGTKVGSGYERANASLKLDQKLGDKLDLTVNTRFSQVTEDSRANEGNSTAYYFRPIATDDVLGDMDVTSNTQIGDYNSILQDEYDPINLLNDGSEQKVSRSLVVNTALSWEIIKGLTAKTDLGYSINWSRQKNWSGAVINNYLMTDGTPTYSGNARVRASEGWNLRWVNTLNYEVQGLGVDHKLNVLAGMEVSDSGSEWTEQWGSKYPVSYDADRAFANMDQFLVEPLTGTSLPPVWGGLNSNVGIPNRMQSYFGRANYTYKGKYLFTGTFRADGSSRFAPSNRWGYFPAGAFAWRASEESFLQDANWLDNLKVRLSYGSVGSDGISADLWKQSWAPGTTRWSINESQQPNYTPASNKIANPDLKWETTITRNLGVDFAVLNGKLSGSIEVYKNTVKDLLLVSPVSDLTGFQYTQENIGQTSNKGIEFSLMGDIVRSQDFNLRGSINININKNNVDELAESINGQYNSNWGGVHYSPGSGDYLLEEGQPVGLIRGWIWDGMYTTSDFNYDASTQIYTLKDGVPDMASGMLSTIYGTMSNKPGSQTAYPGVQKFRDISGPDGVADGVVDDYDITIIGDTNPAHTGGFSFSGNYKAFDFGLDFNWSYGNDIYNATHQNAYLGIKEAGLYRNRYQELAGHYKIYDVVNGQITPVVEPAALDALNANSTTFIPYAESNSNSTFTIEDGSFLRLNTITLGYTIPNSVLSKIGIEKFRVYGSIYNAFTWTSYSGFDPEVSVDDQRNSGSTGGYPTPGLDYGSYPRDRSFTLGVNIEF; encoded by the coding sequence ATGGCAAACATTATGGAAAAAACGCTAGGACTACTTCGGAGAAATAAAATCCGTAGTTTGGTTTTGCTAGCAGCGGTACAGTTTATGTTTTCTTTTTCGGCTTATTCGCAGGAATTAAGTGTAAAAGGAACTGTAACTGATGCATCAACCGGCGAAGCATTGCCTGGAGTAAATGTTGTTCTTCAGGGAACGACTAACGGAACTGTAACTAACATCGATGGTAATTATGCATTGCAAGTACCTTCATCTAACGCAGTTCTACTTGTTTCGTTTATTGGGTATGATACGCAGGAGATTCCTGTAGAAGGAAGGACCCAAATTAACGTAAGTCTGAAACTTAACATTACCGAACTTGGTGAGGTTGTTGCCATCGGTTATGGTACTGCACGCAGGGCAGATATAACCGGTGCTGTGTCATCAGTTTCAACAGAGCAATTAACTGCTGCTCCTGTTGGCGATGTTGCACAAGCTTTAAAAGGAAAATTGGCAGGTGTAAACGTTACAACCCAGGATGGACGTCCGGGAGCTGAAGTATCGATTCGTGTACGAGGAGGTGGTTCTATTTCACAAAGTAACGATCCTCTTTTTATTGTTGACGGATTTCCGGTTAGTTCAATTAGTAACATTCCGGCCAACCAGATAAAAAGCATCGACGTTTTAAAAGATGCATCTTCTACTGCTATTTATGGTTCTCGTGGTGCAAACGGAGTTATTATGGTAACTACTAAAGGTGGTTTAGAAGGCAAAATGACTGTTACTTATGACGGTTACTCGCAATGGAGTACAATTCCGAAATATATTCCCGTAATGGATGGTTACGATTACATTCTTTACAACTGGGCGTATGGATCTGCCATTGGTGATCAATATGCCGATGCATGGGAAAAGTTGTGGGCAATTGGTCGTTACGAAGGAAGTAATTCTGCAGGAATTGATCATTATAAATCAGTACCTAGTCGTGATTATACCAAAGAACTATTTAACAGCGGCTTTACACACAATCACAATTTCAACATTGGTGGCGGTACAAAAGATACAAAGTACCTTTTGGCGATGAACTACCTGGATCAGGAAGGAACAAAAGTTGGTTCCGGTTATGAAAGAGCAAATGCTTCATTAAAACTGGATCAAAAATTAGGAGATAAATTAGACTTAACAGTAAATACTCGTTTCTCGCAGGTTACTGAAGACAGCAGAGCAAACGAAGGTAATTCTACTGCATATTATTTCCGTCCTATTGCAACTGACGATGTTTTAGGCGATATGGATGTTACAAGTAATACTCAAATTGGTGACTACAACAGTATTCTTCAGGATGAGTACGATCCGATTAACTTGTTAAATGACGGATCAGAACAAAAAGTTTCTCGTTCGTTGGTAGTGAACACTGCATTAAGCTGGGAAATAATTAAAGGGCTTACAGCCAAAACAGACCTTGGTTACAGTATTAACTGGTCGAGACAAAAAAATTGGTCGGGAGCTGTAATAAATAACTATTTAATGACTGACGGAACACCAACTTATTCGGGTAACGCAAGAGTAAGAGCATCGGAAGGATGGAACTTACGTTGGGTAAATACTTTAAACTACGAAGTACAAGGTTTAGGTGTTGATCATAAACTGAATGTATTGGCCGGTATGGAAGTTTCAGATTCCGGATCGGAATGGACTGAACAGTGGGGATCGAAGTATCCAGTATCCTATGATGCCGACCGTGCTTTTGCAAACATGGATCAGTTTCTGGTTGAACCACTGACCGGAACTTCACTTCCTCCTGTATGGGGTGGTTTGAATTCAAACGTTGGTATTCCAAATCGTATGCAATCGTATTTCGGACGTGCCAATTATACCTACAAAGGCAAATATTTATTTACAGGTACTTTCCGTGCTGATGGTTCTTCACGTTTTGCACCAAGCAATCGTTGGGGATATTTCCCTGCCGGAGCGTTCGCATGGCGTGCTTCAGAAGAATCGTTCCTGCAAGATGCAAACTGGCTGGATAATTTGAAAGTTCGTTTGTCATACGGTAGCGTTGGTAGCGACGGTATCAGTGCTGACCTATGGAAACAAAGTTGGGCACCTGGAACTACAAGATGGTCGATTAATGAATCGCAACAGCCAAATTATACTCCTGCTTCAAACAAAATTGCAAACCCTGATTTGAAATGGGAAACAACAATTACACGAAATCTAGGAGTTGATTTTGCTGTTTTGAACGGAAAATTAAGTGGATCGATTGAGGTGTATAAAAATACAGTAAAAGACCTTCTTTTGGTTTCTCCTGTTTCAGACCTTACTGGTTTCCAGTACACTCAGGAAAACATTGGACAAACAAGTAATAAAGGTATTGAATTCTCTTTGATGGGTGATATTGTTCGTTCGCAGGACTTTAACTTGCGGGGAAGTATAAATATCAATATCAACAAAAATAATGTTGATGAGTTGGCTGAAAGTATTAATGGTCAGTACAATTCAAACTGGGGTGGTGTTCACTACAGCCCGGGCTCAGGAGATTATTTGCTTGAAGAAGGACAACCTGTTGGTTTAATTCGCGGATGGATTTGGGATGGAATGTATACCACCAGCGATTTTAACTACGATGCATCTACACAGATTTATACTTTAAAAGATGGCGTACCTGATATGGCAAGTGGAATGCTTTCAACCATTTACGGTACAATGAGTAATAAACCAGGTTCTCAAACCGCTTATCCTGGGGTACAAAAATTCAGAGACATTAGTGGTCCCGACGGAGTTGCTGATGGCGTTGTGGATGATTATGATATTACTATTATTGGTGATACCAATCCTGCACACACAGGTGGTTTTAGTTTTAGTGGAAATTACAAAGCTTTTGATTTTGGTTTAGACTTTAACTGGAGTTATGGTAACGATATCTACAATGCAACTCACCAGAATGCTTATTTGGGTATTAAAGAAGCTGGTTTGTACCGCAACAGATATCAGGAATTGGCCGGACATTATAAAATCTACGATGTAGTAAATGGTCAAATTACACCAGTTGTTGAACCTGCTGCACTCGATGCACTTAATGCCAATTCAACTACTTTTATTCCTTACGCAGAAAGTAACTCAAACTCAACTTTCACAATTGAAGACGGTTCGTTCTTACGCTTAAACACAATAACGTTAGGATACACCATTCCTAATAGTGTTCTTAGTAAAATAGGTATCGAAAAATTCCGCGTTTATGGTTCAATTTACAACGCATTTACCTGGACAAGCTATAGCGGTTTTGACCCGGAAGTGAGTGTTGATGATCAAAGAAACTCTGGAAGTACAGGTGGTTACCCAACTCCTGGACTTGATTATGGATCGTATCCTCGTGATCGTTCATTTACTTTAGGTGTTAATATTGAATTTTAA
- a CDS encoding RagB/SusD family nutrient uptake outer membrane protein, which yields MKKLIYIMLAVFLFSNTACDKNFLDVEAPSAVDEDFVFASTDEAQKVLAGIYDLWHDLDKRLFYVTESVGSDSECHPENYASQGRHIPEGLFATEYSITDGDCTGTWKECYTIINRCNIMIEAFEAKEEYQSAVAAGKVNDWTQLYGEAVVARGTCYKLLVMYFGDVPYFNYPIRTTAQTDSLGSSSRDVVYESEIEALKKAVPLMYRMGEGGITAERFSGTYGDALIGRLAFDAAGYQLRRTDFDYGSVSFDQWGVDNSTWQAKYVRRSDWQTYMNIAKEYYLKVVNNPGSVRLIETDERGEGFDNPFQRNFQYLMDLQVSPESLFECGYTRGQNSDFPYSWGRPSGGGGSNAYPCKNYGQGRIYASFYYGDFVPGDKRRDVTACVTANSGAASEKLINFTPGSREKGGLSNNKLDESRFSDPYTTRQRQSGCNWQQWRMADVMLDLAYASAATGDAATAKTYLTKVRSRAFSDADQATMVTAYVAGLSGQDLLDAIALERKLELAGEGKTRWDMILYGQMPDRIKNLRDRQIAMVEGLKANGYYTFPTSGVTISNYVWTKYVNIQEEIDETLNLLTTQTPEGITKDDPRYPVLVPGWRGTSDLWTDYIASLTSDKVNLAIRGLYEYIDPNGPVAAALEAEGYEKSPWGINITENESQYTSDIFKGYPDSYYSSGQPPRYVRAVPYETLSQSNGLITQGYGHASE from the coding sequence ATGAAGAAGTTAATATATATCATGCTTGCCGTATTTCTATTTTCGAATACTGCTTGCGATAAGAATTTTTTAGATGTGGAGGCACCTTCTGCTGTGGATGAGGATTTCGTATTTGCATCAACAGACGAAGCTCAAAAAGTGCTTGCAGGTATTTACGACCTTTGGCACGATTTAGATAAAAGATTATTTTATGTAACGGAGTCCGTTGGATCAGACTCAGAATGTCATCCTGAAAACTACGCTTCTCAGGGACGTCATATTCCTGAAGGATTATTCGCAACCGAATATTCAATTACTGACGGTGACTGCACCGGTACCTGGAAAGAATGTTATACCATTATTAACAGGTGTAACATTATGATTGAAGCTTTTGAAGCAAAAGAAGAATACCAAAGTGCTGTTGCTGCAGGAAAAGTGAATGACTGGACTCAGCTGTATGGTGAAGCAGTTGTTGCACGTGGTACTTGTTATAAACTGTTGGTTATGTATTTTGGCGATGTACCTTACTTTAATTACCCAATCAGAACTACAGCGCAGACTGATTCATTAGGTTCAAGTTCACGTGACGTGGTTTATGAAAGCGAAATTGAAGCGCTTAAAAAAGCAGTTCCTTTAATGTACCGAATGGGAGAAGGTGGCATTACCGCCGAACGTTTTTCGGGTACTTATGGTGATGCATTGATTGGAAGATTGGCTTTTGATGCTGCCGGTTATCAGTTGCGTCGTACCGATTTCGATTACGGAAGTGTATCATTTGATCAGTGGGGTGTTGACAACTCAACATGGCAGGCAAAATACGTTCGTCGTTCTGACTGGCAGACGTACATGAACATTGCAAAAGAATATTATTTAAAAGTAGTTAATAATCCTGGTTCTGTTCGATTGATTGAAACAGATGAACGAGGAGAAGGATTTGATAATCCGTTCCAACGTAATTTCCAATATTTAATGGATTTACAGGTTAGTCCTGAATCGTTATTCGAATGTGGTTATACACGTGGTCAGAACTCTGATTTCCCATATTCTTGGGGACGTCCCTCTGGCGGTGGTGGTTCAAATGCCTATCCTTGTAAAAACTACGGACAAGGTAGAATTTATGCCAGTTTCTATTATGGCGACTTTGTACCGGGCGACAAACGTCGTGATGTTACTGCATGTGTAACTGCCAACTCGGGAGCAGCTTCTGAAAAACTGATCAACTTTACTCCCGGTAGCCGCGAGAAAGGTGGTTTATCAAACAATAAACTGGATGAGTCTCGTTTTTCAGATCCTTACACTACCAGACAACGTCAGTCGGGTTGTAACTGGCAACAATGGCGTATGGCCGATGTAATGCTGGATCTTGCATATGCTTCTGCTGCAACAGGCGATGCTGCAACTGCAAAAACATATTTAACAAAGGTACGCAGCCGTGCTTTCTCCGATGCCGATCAGGCTACAATGGTTACAGCATATGTTGCCGGACTTTCCGGTCAGGATTTGTTGGATGCGATTGCGTTAGAGCGTAAATTAGAATTGGCAGGTGAAGGAAAAACCCGTTGGGATATGATTCTTTACGGTCAAATGCCAGACCGTATCAAAAATCTTCGCGACAGACAAATTGCAATGGTTGAAGGTTTAAAAGCGAATGGTTATTATACATTCCCAACTTCAGGTGTAACCATTTCTAACTATGTATGGACAAAATATGTGAACATTCAGGAAGAGATTGATGAAACATTAAACCTGTTAACAACACAAACTCCTGAAGGAATAACCAAGGACGATCCTAGATATCCGGTATTGGTACCGGGATGGCGTGGTACAAGTGATTTGTGGACAGATTATATTGCTAGTTTAACTAGTGATAAAGTGAACCTGGCAATTCGTGGTTTGTACGAATACATCGATCCGAATGGTCCGGTAGCTGCAGCTCTTGAAGCCGAAGGTTACGAAAAATCACCTTGGGGAATTAATATTACTGAAAACGAAAGTCAGTACACCTCTGATATTTTCAAAGGATACCCGGATTCGTATTATTCATCTGGCCAGCCTCCTCGTTATGTAAGAGCAGTTCCATACGAAACTCTGTCTCAGTCGAACGGTTTAATTACCCAAGGCTATGGACATGCTTCGGAATAG
- a CDS encoding Gfo/Idh/MocA family oxidoreductase encodes MEAKVRWGILSTAKIGVQKVIPAIQNGKLISVDAIASRNLQKAKEVAELLSISKSYGSYEELLQDPDIDAIYNPLPNHMHVPWTIRALEAGKHVLCEKPIGMDAQEAQLLLEATQKYPHLKVMEAFMYRFHPQWQKVREFVQTGEIGEVATINSFFSYYNIAPDNIRNQADIGGGALMDIGCYCISFPRFIFNEEPEQLVADMDFDPLMKTDRLSSAILKFPKGKTSTFTCSTQLMPYQRAIIFGDKGKIEVEIPVNAPPTETVKITLETKESKQVFAFEPIDQYTLQGEAFSKAIIENTEVPTPLTDAVNNMKVIDAIIKSSLNGQWITI; translated from the coding sequence ATGGAAGCAAAAGTGAGATGGGGAATTTTAAGCACAGCAAAAATTGGTGTTCAAAAAGTTATTCCTGCCATACAAAATGGCAAATTAATATCGGTTGATGCCATTGCTTCGCGCAACTTGCAAAAAGCAAAAGAAGTGGCTGAATTGTTAAGCATTTCGAAAAGTTATGGATCGTACGAGGAACTCTTACAAGATCCGGACATCGACGCAATTTACAATCCATTACCCAACCACATGCACGTTCCGTGGACCATTAGAGCACTCGAGGCAGGCAAACACGTGCTTTGCGAAAAACCAATTGGGATGGATGCGCAAGAGGCTCAGTTACTGCTTGAGGCAACACAAAAATATCCGCACTTAAAAGTTATGGAAGCTTTTATGTACCGATTTCATCCACAGTGGCAAAAGGTGCGCGAATTTGTTCAGACCGGAGAAATAGGAGAGGTGGCAACCATCAACTCATTCTTTTCTTATTACAACATTGCGCCCGATAACATTCGAAATCAAGCTGATATTGGTGGTGGCGCATTAATGGATATTGGCTGTTACTGCATTTCGTTTCCACGGTTTATTTTTAACGAAGAGCCGGAGCAGTTAGTTGCCGACATGGATTTTGATCCGCTTATGAAAACAGATCGTTTAAGTTCAGCAATTCTAAAATTTCCGAAAGGGAAAACATCAACTTTTACCTGTTCAACTCAACTTATGCCTTACCAGCGCGCCATAATTTTTGGCGACAAGGGAAAAATCGAGGTGGAGATTCCGGTAAATGCTCCTCCTACCGAAACTGTAAAAATTACACTCGAAACCAAAGAGTCAAAACAGGTTTTTGCCTTTGAACCAATCGATCAATATACACTGCAGGGCGAGGCTTTTTCAAAAGCAATAATCGAAAATACGGAAGTGCCGACTCCGCTTACCGATGCGGTTAATAATATGAAAGTTATTGATGCCATTATCAAAAGCTCATTAAATGGGCAATGGATAACAATATAA